One window from the genome of Dermacentor silvarum isolate Dsil-2018 chromosome 5, BIME_Dsil_1.4, whole genome shotgun sequence encodes:
- the LOC125945710 gene encoding uncharacterized protein LOC125945710 yields the protein MAGSSRAATTADAGRGSSFSDVPKDYRIILPPMPTGEGLKTMVVLHCDIAGRPYKIEDFSQPMRNAGIIEQVGGIGAYQMSHVWLVNFRTEEAKKKLLETKPFLVKGRTCVAIDPQRQEVRLKVHWCAFNVSNDAVRRAFVEYGEVKEVTGDKWKTGGFDNADSTTRVVRLILRDGVSLERIPHQMRIGNGTVLVIVPGRAPICLRCRATRHIRRDCKVPRCNKCRAYGHEEAECARSYARAAFRGTAESSELVMDEDEAEQAAANAASDAETGADAANVSGAQEGSQGQKPASLSDATAEAPAISASTATDAKDGGVASSEKQRDHVLTRASGSAASMGTSMAEAEEVGDVSASVEDDHAASMDLDSTSSKRRHDGATSVLQEQRLRQPEREWRVAGKKPRVTRAQRSSSLPRDDTEKL from the coding sequence atggcTGGCTCCTCACGAGCTGCGACAACGGCCGACGCTGGCCGTGGATCTTCGTTCTCTGACgtgcccaaggactacaggatcATTCTGCCACCCATGCCCACCGGAGAAGGACTGAAGACTATGGTTGTTCTACATTGCGACATAGCAGGACGCCCGTACAAAATAGAGGACTTTAGTCAGCCTATGAGGAACGCTGGCATTATTGAGCAGGTTGGTGGAATAGGGGCTTACCAGATGTCTCACGTCTGGTTAGTGAATTTCCGCACTGAAGAAGCGAAAAAGAAGTTGCTGGAAACCAAGCCCTTCCTTGTCAAAGGTAGGACCTGCGTTGCAATCGACCCACAGAGGCAGGAAGTGCGGCTGAAAGTGCATTGGTGCGCCTTCAATGTGAGCAACGACGCAGTGAGACGGGCTTTCGTAGAGTACGGGGAGGTGAAGGAAGTCACTGGCGACAAGTGGAAGACAGGCGGCTTCGACAACGCTGACTCAACAACGCGTGTTGTGCGGCTTATTCTCCGTGATGGGGTAAGCCTTGAACGCATACCACACCAAATGCGCATCGGAAACGGAACAGTACTCGTCATAGTGCCAGGCCGTGCGCCCATCTGTCTACGCTGTCGTGCTACACGACACATCCGCCGTGACTGTAAAGTGCCCAGATGCAATAAGTGCCGTGCTTATGGGCACGAAGAGGCGGAATGTGCAAGGTCCTATGCTCGAGCTGCTTTTCGAGGAACGGCAGAAAGCAGCGAGTTGGTAATGGACGAAGATGAAGCGGAACAGGCTGCTGCAAACGCGGCCTCAGACGCTGAGACAGGAGCAGACGCAGCTAATGTGAGTGGCGCCCAAGAAGGTAGCCAGGGACAAAAGCCAGCGTCTCTCTCTGATGCAACCGCGGAGGCTCCGGCAATATCAGCGAGTACGGCGACAGACGCGAAGGACGGAGGTGTCGCGTCTAGCGAGAAACAGCGTGACCATGTGCTGACGCGAGCTAGTGGTTCCGCTGCTTCAATGGGAACATCGATGGCAGAAGCTGAAGAGGTGGGCGACGTGTCGGCAAGTGTGGAAGACGACCACGCAGCGTCGATGGATCTGGACAGCACGTCATCTAAGCGTCGCCATGACGGCGCAACCAGCGTTCTTCAGGAGCAGCGACTCCGTCAGCCGGAACGGGAGTGGCGCGTCGCTGGGAAAAAGCCGCGTGTCACCAGAGCGCAACGCTCGTCGTCGCTTCCCCGCGACGACACTGAGAAGTTGTAA
- the LOC125945711 gene encoding uncharacterized protein LOC125945711 yields MATLEGDAKKHRFAVGVVEILAFLVKEKPHFLGRLDVYPALITKDTEDGTILFAAFEGLELEALDLIGGFVLLMELYWVFNVKYCHKNKNVFALVEHFCGLPSSRPATLGTLQAISAIKKLQTFPEKE; encoded by the exons ATGGCCACACTTGAAGGCGATGCTAAGAAAC ACCGCTTTGCTGTTGGAGTGGTCGAGATATTGGCCTTCCTGGTGAAGGAAAAACCACATTTTTTAGGAAGGCTG GATGTCTACCCGGCACTTATCACCAAGGACACTGAAGATGGAACGATTTTGTTTGCGGCATTTGAAGGGTTGGAATTGGAAGCCCTCGACTTGATAGGAGGATTTGTTCTGCTCATGGAACTTTACTGGGTTTTCAATGTAAAGTACTGTCACAAGAACAAAAATGTTTTTGCACTTGTTGAACATTTTTGTGGACTGCCATCATCAAGACCAGCAACACTTGGGACACTGCAGGCAATTTCAGCAATTAAGAAGCTGCAGACCTTCCCAGAGAAGGAATGA